The following are encoded in a window of Heteronotia binoei isolate CCM8104 ecotype False Entrance Well chromosome 9, APGP_CSIRO_Hbin_v1, whole genome shotgun sequence genomic DNA:
- the TET2 gene encoding methylcytosine dioxygenase TET2, giving the protein MEQDRTSHAEESSLSPFLIPHPSHVCQAEPLSVKLQNGNLLAEKTHNEVNGNHTWLHFKTNFATKHAAKGSANNRISPDLLQEKRNCTKYMQNGGIKRTFSEPSLYALHQNKKLKQEEETKEEKQTSLDNSDQPDVSNSCSENDFVGFAEEKNAASVLIQSSRYNSGASETPHVSQVQNDLESKNINCHNGDTVLLYKNKAMSIPNGAMVSASSMENMHDELLEKTLSQYNPDHVSIAMQNTTSLRNAINTRAANELACGVPHSSHTSGQISSLQTSNSELPQVLTAVATEVHCTENSDKTPMLPGCYTFQNPELQLPQQNSTDAHQSPSEDTDVPRNMEQEPNQNFSLPNQNFSLNPSKNLEAPNQSSERLAEPAEENGALFQQHSMFKKDSFSPPPVAASSPTSEISNILSIGVIEGHNSYNAQSEEILLREEKNVEQQQQGKMATEMSGLLQQALSSQQGLQKEVQISQQMGSETDLACTAVPSGIMQQYPEEMKPNLAPQVQDSGILGSRKEMQQHYQHILGQINQETLADNEKGLVKDHQMQPPQPRSQPAWAGMAPSPFHSSESPHKSNEVLLRTMLQLQSNSSEQTHPKQYSGSPDVSKGLSGQPCQQNIMQYEQMRTLYTSEATQLTPHLTADQQTQFQKHLPQPTQMDALIKPHEQPQNTKHFHFQSPAEHCTDQSLEAQLKPQHLCSSPLENEQFLQSHILQQMLQTQPTQLPQRTQLTSNSQQQTEHRKSREAPQTYPRSNSNQEQQLGGTSLSQLKLEQCFETANNYFKSSEFPGQNPQTRPDRVSSMNNEDSFYNHAFKANTVMKHSYPNHIHLASEKKEPAMNSELFVENLTHDLQHMQYYPNSMTPKQDAPQCFQEQKPQSPQTSAVQLPFQQTQGYHSLNSNMCSQQQRYSPYSQQAQSHTLDPRGCHLPSQPHRDFQKHAALRWHILNKQEQQINQNKSEMCAGMGNKSIKVEASSKSNVCLRPLPTENKMWKKTIKQEIQHFGCENMQQKSIIETMEQQLKQIQVKTLFDHKSLTIKSPKHVKVETAGPITILSRNSSATDFNSHTTSFDQQAIQSNEKTPTKRTAGTVLNHFLESPSKLFDTPVKNLLDTPIKTQYDFPSCSCVEQIIEKDEGPFYTHLGAGPNVAAIREIMEERFGQKGNAIRIEKIVYTGKEGKSAQGCPIAKWVIRRSSTEEKLLCLVRERAGHTCEAAVIIVLILVWEGIPQSLADKLYSELSETLRKYGTLTNRRCALNEERTCACQGLDPETCGASFSFGCSWSMYYNGCKFARSKIPRKFKLLGDDPKEEEKLEASLQTLSTLMAPTYKKLAPDAYNNQIEYEHRAPECRLGLKEGRPFSGVTACLDFCAHAHRDLHNMQNGSTLVCTLTREDNRQIGQTPDDEQLHVLPLYKISNVDEFGSTEGQEEKKRNGSIQVLTSFRRKVRMLAEPVKTCRQKKLEAKKAATEKLSSMENGSSKHEREKSAAARQKQASSEALGHAKQLADLLRLSGPAISQQQLCQLPHHTLPSKPQSNHINSYSASGPANLYMGLPNSATAYPNSSHASDPYGGSNPMNIYPASSQPTGAYLNSSSLMNPYSVHLGQNNQYPHYQCNGNLPMDSCPSYYGSYSSQPQHMDLFRYQSQDSLSKLSLPPIHTFYQHRFGNSQNFGPRYLNYGNQNVQVDAFNSCTIRPNVHHAGSFPPYSTHETDDPFMDIASRLRSNLSNPGMDYVTKNSDHLYPPPHLTHDYHSAASMFSGPPHSLHLQNKDNQAANGFPNMLPGLNHPRIASHEGLNKTEMLNTEDPGEVWSDSEQSFLDPEIGGVAVAPSHGSLLIECAKRELHATTPLKNPNRNHPTRISLVFYQHKSMNEPKHGLALWEAKMAEKAREKEEECEKYGPDYVPQKVHGKKVKREPTEPHENLEPTYMRFIKSLAERTMSLTTNSTVTTSPYAFTRVTGPYNRYI; this is encoded by the exons ATGGAACAGGATAGAACCAGCCATGCTGAAGAGAGTAGTTTGAGTCCATTTCTAATACCGCATCCTTCTCACGTTTGTCAGGCAGAACCTTTGTCAGTGAAGCTGCAGAATGGAAACCTGTTAGCAGAGAAGACCCACAATGAAGTCAATGGCAACCACACATGGCTGCATTTCAAGACCAACTTTGCAACAAAGCATGCTGCAAAAGGAAGTGCAAATAATCGAATAAGCCCTGACCTGCTACAGGAAAAGAGAAATTGCACCAAGTATATGCAAAATGGTGGGATAAAACGCACGTTTAGTGAGCCCTCTCTGTATGCACTTCACCAGAAcaagaaactgaaacaagaggaagaaacaaaagaagaaaaacagacCTCATTAGATAACAGTGATCAGCCAGATGTTTCTAATTCATGCAGTGAGAATGACTTTGTGGGTtttgcagaagaaaaaaatgcagcTTCGGTTCTTATACAGTCTTCAAGATACAACTCTGGTGCTTCAGAAACTCCTCATGTCTCCCAGGTTCAGAATGACCTGGAGAGCAAAAATATTAATTGCCACAACGGGGACACTGTCTTGCTATACAAGAACAAGGCAATGTCAATACCTAATGGTGCTATGGTTTCTGCCTCTTCTATGGAAAACATGCATGATGAACTTCTGGAGAAAACACTGTCTCAGTACAATCCAGACCATGTTTCCATTGCAATGCAGAACACGACATCTCTCAGAAATGCCATAAACACTCGGGCTGCTAATGAGTTGGCCTGTGGGGTCCCACATTCATCCCATACCTCAGGGCAGATCAGCTCCCTACAGACCTCAAACTCTGAGCTGCCTCAGGTGCTAACTGCTGTGGCTACTGAGGTCCACTGTACAGAAAATTCTGATAAAACACCCATGTTGCCAGGATGCTACACGTTTCAGAACCCAGAACTACAGTTACCACAGCAAAATTCTACAGATGCACATCAGTCCCCAAGTGAGGATACTGATGTCCCACGAAATATGGAGCAAGAACCCAATCAAAATTTCTCATTACCCAATCAAAATTTCTCACTAAATCCCAGCAAAAATCTGGAAGCTCCAAACCAGAGCTCAGAGAGATTGGCTGAGCCAGCAGAAGAAAATGGTGCTTTGTTCCAGCAACACTCCATGTTTAAGAAAGATTCTTTcagtccacctcctgtggcagcttcATCCCCAACTTCAGAAATAAGCAATATTCTGTCCATTGGGGTTATAGAGGGACACAATTCTTATAATGCCCAAAGTGAAGAAATACTTTTGAGGGAAGAGAAGAATGTAGAGCAGCAACAGCAAGGGAAAATGGCAACCGAAATGTCTGGCCTTCTCCAGCAAGCACTTAGTTCTCAACAGGGTCTTCAAAAAGAGGTTCAGATTTCACAACAGATGGGCAGTGAGACAGATTTGGCCTGCACAGCAGTGCCCTCAGGCATCATGCAACAGTATCCAGAAGAAATGAAACCAAACTTGGCGCCTCAAGTTCAAGACTCAGGAATATTAGGAAGTAGGAAAGAGATGCAACAACATTATCAGCACATCTTGGGCCAGATTAATCAAGAGACCCTTGCTGACAATGAGAAAGGCCTGGTCAAAGATCATCAGATGCAGCCACCACAGCCTCGTTCACAACCTGCGTGGGCAGGAATGGCTCCCTCTCCGTTTCACTCGAGTGAATCACCTCACAAATCAAATGAAGTGCTTTTGAGGACCATGCTTCAACTCCAGTCAAATTCAAGTGAACAGACACATCCAAAGCAGTATTCTGGGAGCCCTGATGTCTCCAAAGGGCTTTCAGGGCAGCCATGCCAGCAGAACATCATGCAGTACGAACAGATGCGCACACTCTACACAAGTGAGGCAACACAGCTGACGCCTCATCTGACAGCTGACCAGCAAACACAGTTCCAGAAGCACTTACCACAACCTACCCAAATGGATGCTCTGATAAAACCCCACGAACAGCCCCAAAACACAAAgcactttcattttcagagcccAGCTGAACACTGCACTGACCAGTCTTTGGAGGCACAGTTAAAGCCCCAGCACTTATGTTCTTCACCGCTAGAGAATGAACAATTCCTACAGTCACATATTTTGCAACAAATGCTCCAGACACAACCAACACAATTGCCGCAGCGTACACAACTCACCTCAAACTCCCAGCAGCAAACGGAGCACAGGAAAAGCAGAGAAGCCCCTCAGACCTATCCCCGTTCCAACAGCAATCAAGAGCAGCAACTGGGAGGGACCTCTCTGAGTCAGCTTAAACTAGAACAGTGCTTTGAAACAGCTAACAATTATTTTAAATCATCCGAGTTCCCAGGACAGAACCCCCAAACCAGACCAGACCGAGTATCAAGTATGAACAATGAAGATTCCTTTTATAATCATGCTTTTAAAGCGAATACTGTTATGAAGCATTCCTACCCAAACCACATACACTTAGCCTCTGAGAAAAAAGAGCCTGCCATGAACTCTGAGCTCTTTGTGGAAAACTTAACACACGACTTGCAGCACATGCAGTATTATCCGAATAGCATGACACCCAAGCAAGATGCACCCCAGTGCTTTCAAGAGCAAAAGCCACAGTCCCCACAAACGTCTGCTGTACAGCTACCCTTCCAGCAGACCCAGGGATACCATAGTTTGAATTCCAACATGTGTAGCCAGCAACAGAGGTACTCACCGTATAGTCAGCAAGCGCAATCCCACACTCTAGATCCAAGAGGGTGCCATCTTCCATCTCAACCCCACAGGGATTTTCAGAAGCACGCTGCACTTAGATGGCACATCTTAAACAAGCAAGAACAACAAATCAATCAAAACAAATCCGAGATGTGTGCTGGTATGGGGAATAAATCTATCAAAGTGGAAGCTAGCTCCAAGTCTAATGTCTGTCTACGTCCATTGCCCACAGAAAATAAAATGTGGAAGAAAACAATTAAACAAGAGATTCAGCACTTTGGTTGTGAGAACATGCAACAAAAAAGTATAATTGAAACAATGGAGCAGCAGCTGAAGCAGATTCAGGTCAAAACACTCTTTGATCACAAGTCACTTACTATTAAATCCCCTAAGCATGTGAAGGTTGAAACTGCAGGTCCCATCACTATTCTGTCACGAAATTCCAGTGCTACAGATTTCAACAGCCACACAACCTCTTTTGATCAACAGGCAATTCAATCTAATGAAAAAACACCAACCAAAAGAACTGCTGGGACAGTTCTCAATCATTTTTTAGAGTCACCTTCCAAGTTATTTGATACCCCTGTGAAAAACTTACTGGATACACCTATCAAAACCCAGTATGATTTCCCATCCTGTAGCTGTGTTG AGCAGATCATTGAAAAAGATGAAGGTCCTTTCTATACTCATCTAGGAGCCGGTCCCAATGTGGCTGCGATTAGAGAAATAATGGAAGAACG GTTTGGACAGAAAGGCAATGCCATACGGATCGAGAAGATTGTGTAtacagggaaggaaggcaaaagtGCTCAAGGATGTCCTATCGCTAAATGG GTGATCCGTAGAAGTAGCACTGAAGAAAAACTGCTTTGTTTGGTGCGAGAACGTGCAGGCCATACCTGTGAAGCAGCAGTAATAATTGTCCTCATCTTAGTTTGGGAAGGAATTCCTCAGAGCCTAGCAGACAAGCTGTACTCGGAACTCTCAGAGACTCTAAGGAAGTACGGCACGCTCACAAACCGCCGTTGTGCTCTAAATGAAGA ACGAACTTGTGCATGCCAAGGGCTGGACCCCGAGACTTGTGGTGCATCTTTTTCCTTTGGTTGTTCATGGAGTATGTACTACAATGGATGCAAATTTGCCAGAAGCAAGATCCCAAGGAAGTTTAAACTACTAGGGGATGATCCAAAAGAG GAAGAAAAGCTAGAGGCCAGTCTGCAAACTCTTTCAACTCTGATGGCACCCACCTACAAGAAGCTGGCGCCTGATGCATATAACAACCAG ATTGAGTACGAACACAGAGCTCCTGAGTGCCGTCTGGGTTTGAAAGAAGGTCGTCCATTCTCAGGGGTCACCGCTTGCCTAGATTTTTGTGCTCATGCTCACAGGGACTTGCATAATATGCAGAACGGTAGTACACTG GTGTGCACATTAACCAGAGAAGACAATCGTCAAATTGGCCAAACACCAGACGATGAACAACTGCATGTGCTGCCTTTGTATAAAATCTCCAATGTAGATGAGTTTGGAAGCACAGAAGgccaggaggagaagaaaaggaacgGCAGCATCCAAGTCCTTACCTCTTTCCGGAGAAAAGTCAGGATGCTGGCAGAACCTGTTAAGACGTGCCGGCAAAAAAAGCTGGAAGCTAAGAAAGCAGCAACTGAGAAGCTTTCCTCAATGGAGAATGGGTCAAGCAAACACGAGAGAGAGAAATCAGCCGCAGCACGTCAGAAGCAGGCCAGCTCAGAGGCTTTGGGTCATGCCAAACAGCTAGCAG ATCTGTTACGTCTTTCAGGGCCAGCCATATCCCAGCAGCAGCTCTGTCAGCTTCCGCATCACACCCTCCCTAGTAAACCTCAGTCAAACCACATCAACTCATACTCTGCTTCAGGTCCCGCAAacctctacatgggtctgcctaACTCAGCAACTGCATATCCAAATTCTTCACATGCTTCAGATCCTTATGGAGGGTCCAACCCTATGAATATCTACCCAGCCTCTTCACAGCCTACAGGAGCATATTTGAATTCTTCCAGTCTGATGAATCCCTATTCTGTTCACTTAGGTCAAAATAACCAATATCCTCATTACCAGTGCAATGGAAACTTGCCTATGGACAGCTGCCCCTCATACTATGGCTCCTATTCCTCTCAGCCTCAGCATATGGACTTGTTCAGGTATCAGAGCCAAGACTCTCTATCTAAATTAAGCCTACCGCCAATTCATACATTTTATCAGCATAGGTTTGGAAACAGTCAAAACTTTGGGCCCAGATACTTGAATTATGGAAACCAAAATGTGCAAGTAGATGCTTTCAACAGTTGCACCATTAGACCAAATGTTCACCATGCAGGGTCTTTTCCTCCATACTCCACTCATGAGACTGATGATCCTTTTATGGACATTGCCTCTAGACTCAGATCTAATCTCAGTAATCCAGGCATGGACTACGTGACTAAAAACAGTGATCATCTATATCCCCCTCCACACCTAACACATGACTACCACTCTGCTGCAAGTATGTTCAGTGGTCCTCCTCATTCACTCCATCTCCAAAACAAGGATAATCAAGCAGCAAATGGGTTTCCAAACATGCTTCCAGGTCTTAACCATCCTAGGATTGCTTCCCATGAAGGCTTAAATAAAACTGAGATGCTCAATACAGAGGATCCTGGTGAGGTTTGGTCAGACAGTGAGCAGAGCTTTCTGGATCCCGAAATAGGAGGTGTGGCTGTTGCCCCGTCCCATGGGTCACTTCTCATAGAGTGTGCAAAACGTGAGCTCCACGCAACCACCCCGCTGAAAAATCCCAACCGGAACCATCCCACAAGGATATCGCTTGTCTTCTACCAGCATAAGAGTATGAATGAGCCAAAGCACGGTCTCGCTTTGTGGGAGGCAAAAATGGCTGAGAAGGCacgagaaaaagaggaagaatgtGAAAAATATGGACCAGATTATGTGCCTCAGAAAGTGCATGGTAAGAAAGTGAAGCGGGAGCCAACAGAACCGCATGAGAACCTGGAACCAACTTACATGCGCTTCATCAAGTCTCTTGCAGAAAGGACTATGTCACTCACAACAAACTCCACAGTTACCACATCTCCATATGCCTTCACACGGGTTACAGGGCCTTACAACAGATATATATAA